The following is a genomic window from Leptidea sinapis chromosome 1, ilLepSina1.1, whole genome shotgun sequence.
taaataaattgtttatttctatatgacGTGGCCATCCCTGTCACATGGTCAGGATCCTCGTGGTTATCCATTATGTTGTAGGCTTTCAATACGACAGCATGTCAAACACAGTCTTACAAATATACGTTTATTATTAGCCACAAACATAATGGTATGTAGGTGCACTTCACAAATGATTATGTAAAAAGAATGTGGTGTTCCCGGCTTGGGCGAGTGACACGACTacctcgctcgatagttcttccctgactgaCTACTCGGCGTTCGCCCGGCGCCCGCTCTCGCCCGCACACGCACCGCACGCCACTTACTCCTAAGCTAGGacgaataccgaatcatcttcgtactcgctttttggctcgacgttcttgactacgacatttatataaaaattagttttgGCCATACAAAAAGGTAACGTTTGCCAGCCTAATGGGCACCTTGCCATAGGacatcataatattttactatattttgtagttaatttatttaaatcgttaatttattaattatactttattttatacaattcaatattatttaaaaagtgatattaattaattaacgaGTAAATAAAGTTATCACAAATAAGATTAACATAGTATTCCATGTTTTGTACTGCAAATGTTAGAAtatcaaaagtaaatattttgttgttgttaATGAAACGGGGATCACCTGTGGGTTGATGGGGAAGTATCTGAAACCTATACATATGTAAGAAAATCACGAAAAACAGGGTATTTATGCAAGTGAATTTTAAATTCAGTCTACCGTGTCAAGGGGGGGGAAACCAATGAAGCCCATTCATCTTATGAATGGATGAATGGGCTTAATTGGTTCGTACCAAACAAACAGATTTTTAATTACGATTATGATGTAGTTTTCGAATTATGacgacgaatccataagggttccgtttcttgccatttggctaaactggaaccctaaaaataatttttaagggGTTTATCTGTGATGTTCTTAtacattaaaaaagtattgCACCATGTCACAATTCACTTAATTAAGAGCCTTCTTTCTCGTCCTTTGCCATTAGATAGCAGGTCAATGACCTCAAATTGCATCCGGCCATTGACCCAGCTCCCGTTTCAGTGACATGTCATTTATCAAAGCGTCAACCTGTCGACTATTTTTACCGCCTACCTTTTTTAATATCCTTTCAGAGGCCTGTCACTACACGCGTACACCATACTGCTCTGAACATTGTATTGTTAACACATGTTTTATTAATGTGATAAATTCTAGATGGGGGCTTTAAATtcatgaatttgaataaaatttttttttgttgcaaattttaagCATAGTTCAGATATCCTCGttaaataggatatgatatcacttattaaaagtcaaaaactacacaTGCGAAAAAGACCGCGGGCTTCGTTTTTTTAGATATGGTAACACTGTAATATGGTactataaaacttattattgaaaaacctgagggcggtcgctccattcccaattagAAAGAAAgtcatgttatagtaacctttaccacatagcAATGTCAACTGTGCTATGATTGACACCGGCTTTGAATTTGGGTTGGtgtttcattaattataattaataagttaatctttacttttaaattgaGAATCATTATTTTTCTTAGTTTCGGTTGTATTCTTCGTATATTTGAGACAAGTCTTAAATACTAAACAGCATCTTAATTGCCTTTTTAACCAGACAATGTATTTTCACACCATGCAATGTATCTTCCCACCATGCAGTATATACTTCTGTTTACATTATAAGGCTTAACAAAAAATGTGATTGTTTATGAATAGTGTCACTGCTTGCTGTATTTGCTCAAACAATAAGTATTCGTGGGAAAAAATCATGATTACCTTAAAAGAAACAATTTCGTCGTaccctattttatttttaattattcgtacattataattgtttttattaatcaaCTATTTCTAGTCCTAGGGATAAAACTTAAAGACAGGATCAGAAATGAAGAAATTCGGAAACGCACCAAAGTTAGAGATGCTATACAACATATCAGAAGACTAAAATGGAAGTGGGCCGGTCATGTAGCGAGACTTGAGGATGGGCGTTGGACGAAAGTGGTCACAGAGTGGAAAGGACCAGGAAGTAGAAAGCGCAATCTAGGTCGTCCGCTCAAATGCTGGTCAGATGACATACGCGAGACCGCAGGCAAACACTGGCTCGGATTGGCACAAGATAGGGATAAATGGCACAacctggaggaggccttcacacGCACGGGGGTTCCTATGaaagaaatcaaataaatattacctaaactaataaatactcacaaaatttactttatttcatAATAACTATTTATAGTCAGGAAGGtgtattaaaagttatttttcacCTTTCCtcaaacttaaataatataataactgttTAAAGTTTGTTTATATTGTAAGTTTGTTTAAAAGATTATACTGTATTGATATTCAGAACAGTGAAGTGTTAAATAAGACATTTTACTACACTTGTTTACCAATTCCTTTCATTAAACACAGAAATCAAATAGTCCTAAATCCTTGGGAATtgtattttgaagtgaaaacttttttagcggCGTTGTGCACTTTTATTGGGATgggtaataaaatgttaaactcgcgtcaggacacgtgacctgatcgaaaattcgtaagacagtcgttgtaattatggataaaagttattttttctgagagataaacttttaaatgtttttaattgtaatagttcagAAGTGTTAAGTTGTTTATTGTAATATACATTGTCATTTTAGTAGACTATCGTAataatgaatattgtaataaactacgtaaatgctagtacttttatactaataaataaatcaattcgtgcgaaattattcccaaaccattccaaaatattcacaTATTATGATCAATgttaatgtttaagtttttacttctgccggcactctaACTCGGTTACCTACTCATAATTGAACAAAAAACCATAAATGAGGAATTGATCTGTGACAAATCAGGTATCGGTAAATCAGCTAGTGAATGTCATAATGTTTATATAATCTAATGCAATGGAATTTCACTAAGTGAATCAATAATGCTATTTTACCTGATTTCAGCACAACTCTAAATGATCTGAACTCTGTTCTGCTTCGTTATTTCTTTTGGAATATTAAAGTAAGGACAACACGTGTTTTCTAAacctttattaatatttttgggtATCACAAACTATAAGTGTCTGACCTCAATACGAAGCTCAATTGGGAACAAGGGCTGAGAAGTATAAATTAGGCACAAAGTAATGTCGTTAGCTGTTACTAGGCTCTATCAGTCTCATTTTGTTCTAAATATATTTCCCGACCCGTAACCGTTGATTACCTCATTCGTTATGTATGTTGTAACTGAACTTTCTCCTaaacggctagaccaattttaatgaaactctctgtgtgtcttcaggtggattcgagaatggtttagattaaataataaacggctggaccgattttgttgattattttgtgtgttccagtgaatttgagattggctaAGATtttcaattccgtccatataatataattctcctgctcatgtgtatgtgaGTGAATTAcccctaacggctggaccgatttttcaaatttaagacgtgtgtaaggacaacgtctgtcaggtccactagtctaaacatataaatttgtGAATAATAAGGGTCTGTTTCGTACACAATACTGTACTTTAACTATATACTAGAGTGTCAACAAACGCACACATCACACGATTTACACGTCTgtcaggggtgggacagacgccttaaagtgacgttttcagaagactgtagtgccatctgttagttggcccgaaaatgaaaactttggcagctgtcactcgctttgaaacctttcaacttttctttatttgtgttaatGCCCAagtgcccactggtcataaaatggcgccTAGCGTTTgcacatgtatgtagctctcgtgtaccattttgcatatttacactactaaatctatcctttatgttccaTGTTGTGACAAAGTtagataactaactctacgcgcaatttcaacatggtaaaaaattgcagtaACTACATTAAAAAgcagagttagttatttaattgcgtcagaacattaaaaatggaattttataatttcgagcttatatatagttattttcggggccaatctccagatggcgccagctttcaaatagacagctgaGAATAAGCTAATGCGTAGaaagggctctcttttccctatatattattatactctttgacaTCTGTAAAGCAATATTGGGAAAACAAATACATTGTGTGGCACGCTGTACGCCACCGTGACTGGTCGATGTGCGAATTAAAATAGCTGCGCCCCACCGTCACTTCTTTCGTCAATTTCGCGCgtcaatttttttgtatgtaccactCCTACGGCTCCgaccagacgtaggtataaatttcaaagaAACCGCTAAGTTACGCTTCTGTTCTATTACTCGTATTGTGCATACGTGTgttataccacaacggcgcctatttctgccgtgaaacagtaatgtgtaaacattactgttttggtctgaagagcgccgtagctagtgaaattactgggcaaatgagacttcacaccttatttctcaaggtgacgagcgcaattgtagtgggtaggacgtatcaattaccatcagctcaacgtcttactcgtctcgtcccttattttcataaaaaaattgtggttTGTCATGTCAAAATAACAGTTTTGTGGTACAATGTACATGAATATAGAcgagaaattaatttattgagcAAAATCGTTTCTTAAGTATTTTACAGtcaacttaatatatttttgttgagATTACAAGAAAATTTGGGTGGAAAATGCAAACTCTATATTAGGATAGATAATGCATATACaccttataatataattgttttcgaAACATTTAACATGCGCATCCAACTCTTTGAccattttttgtatgtttgacGCTTGGATTATTAGTTTCGACTTAACATGtttgtgtatttaataaaaaaagtgtttggaattcttattttaaaaaagacattaaatatttataaaacaatcataagataatataaaattcaaggTATCAAGGGagattttttgtatttagatAAAACTTATTTCAATTCTCTATTCGGATTATATGTTATTCTTGTCGAAGATTGGACATAAAACCGTATCTATatatcgataacaccaccttCTGTTATCTTTTCCACTAAACCATTAGAGGTTGCCTGGcagaaatcgctcttaagcgtTATCGCTTACGAGCGATCAAAAAGCTTGAAGCTTTTtgattaatttcatttcaaaaccTTGCCATTAACATTCTGTTTATTTGTTACAGGTTCCTCGCAATCTGGTGGCCGTTGAAATGTCAAATCACAAAACGTCGGGCCAGAATGATGATCGTCTTTATTTGGATATTCGCTATCGTCGTCACTGTACCCTGGGTATTCTTCTTCGACCTGGTCGTAGTCTTCGATGAAAGCCCTCACGTCCACCTCTGCATTGACGTCTGGCCCAATCCTATCAGCGAAGTCCTCTACTTCGTCATCGGAAACCTCATCTTCTGTTACATCCTCCCCATGGTCCTGATAACGATGTGTTATATACTCATCTGGATCAAGGTCTGGAGGCGCTCGATCCCAACTGACACCCAAGATGCCCAAATGGAGAGAATGCAGCAGAAATCCAAAGTTAAAGTCGTCAAAATGCTAATTGCTGTTGTTATATTATTCGTCCTCTCTTGGTTCCCACTATACTTAATATTTGCTAGAATTAAACTTGGTGGACCGATTCAGAAGTGGGAGGAAGAGATGTTACCAATTGTGACGCCACTGGCTCAATGGTTGGGTTCGTCCAACTCTTGCATCAATCCAATACTGTacgcttttttcaataaaaagtacAGGAAGGGATTCGTTGCGATCATTAAGAGCAGGAAGTGTTGCGGCAGACTCCGTTATTATGAAACCATTGCTCTCCAATCTTCGAGTACGTCCACCAGGAAATCATGGCATTACAACAACCATGCCTCTAGTACTCGTCGCTCGCCTCCCGTTGATAAGAACGCTGTCTCATTCATATTCAACCACACAGGAGTTTAAAAACATAGCTCTATAAGATGGACACACTCGCAGTTAACTGTATAGGCTGACTGGCTCAGTTCTATCTCAGAGTACATACTTGAATTTGAGAGCAAGGCTTTAGTTAATGAATATGTAAATAAACCTTAATAAGGAAAGTACGCACGAATACCTACATTTGTACGCTACGAAATTAAGCAAGATTTTCTTGAAAGTTTTATATATActgtattttcttattatattatactatattttcgttgaaataataataaaatcatcaataattatttgtatgtttatgcCACAAATTTTGTACTTGTAGAGCTATTGAATAAAAGATAATATCAAGtaatttaaagtatatttcTTACGTATCTTCTAATTTAATTGATTGTTTTAATCTGTATTTgtagatataattataaagtaCAAATTTGTAGGCTTTCTtcaaatttttgtataattgAAAGTgtctataattaaaaatacatactaatAACATCATACCAACTGTCTATCTATCTGTCTAtcaatatctatttatatattatacgtagataagtagtaataaataaaaaaattacttgtaAGCAATAATTTGTAATACTAGGACAGAGTCCATgaaagtttttataattttaaaactattttatatggAAAAATATAAGCCAAGCTTACGACTCATTGCGACTCGCACAAACctttatacattttgtaataattCATAATCATTCATTGTTAAGTGTATGGGGACATACATCTTGTAATATCATCTATCATAATATAACATGCGCAaaatatgacaaatactatGCATTATCTAcggaatcaaaaatatttttgtaaaattaaaactacaacGATAAAATAGCACACATATTCGACATAAGTTCCAATTagatacttaaattatttataagtctagatagactatggcagctgtgaaaacgtcaaaaaaaaatgatttcatcCACGAGTTGATTCACGCACACTaccacaaagtgtcatacaaatcgcgagtgtaaaacgtagcttgtcatgcacactaaactaatattcctggcctgtttttatcggttgtctgacagcaagagactctatctagacgtataacttATTTAAGATTGGATCATTTATCTGTGCCGACACGCTTCaaacaatataatgtaattaaatcgatgttaaatatatcttaatacttaaattgaaataaaaaatatatttgttacttgGTGTTACAAACATACgcgttttataatatatttaataacgaatgcataatatcatatttttatataaaaataaaaaacataaatatgtaaTTGTAAGTTTAGACTCGTAGTgacttaaataaaatgtattatttgaattaattttcttttttaacatttaagcattgtatgtaataaataattcgagacaaatatttaaaaacatgtgttgattttaataaaaaataactttttgtttcaatatatcTTTGAAATCTAAATAGGCTTAGGTTAGTTCTAGAATAATATATAcgaaatttaattcaaataatacCATGTAATTATTACCTGAATTCGGGTGTAAGCCGCTTTTAATGCACAAATGAAATATAGTAATTAGgatattaattgtattgtatttaactaaataatattatcatagatAATAATGGGCGATAACCATAGGCTATATAGAATTGTCGTTCCTTAAGCTTTGATGATTTCTGTAAGAAATTTGTTCTTTTTTCTTAAAGAGATTATTTTTGACGTTGTATTTCTTTTGGCGTGTTAGAGAAAAACTATCTGAGATATCTTGACGTTAACTGgccaactagaccatttgtatgaTACAAATTCTTCAACTTCAGCTACCAAGACTCTTTTAACTCATATGACTAGTGAGCCAATCCAaaggacgagaattaaataaattacaagttTTAACCCTTAACTGCTATAGTAAATTTGACATACTTAACTGGTATCATTGGGGCCGTGCGGTCCCCATAGTATGTTTGCTTCTAGCAAGTTTTTACTATGTACTTGAACAAATGGtcagaaaaaattaataagaggcttgttttatgaaatcaaatagttttttttttattataaatcttCTTACTTCAAAACTAGAAGAGATGACGAAATAGTATCAACATTTtggttatatttttttctacgttACAACTATCAATGAAAGCTCtagtttaaaaagttaaaataaaaaataacattattttactttatctatAAAACGTAAATTAAGAaacaaataaagttttagaaTCTGTCAtcaaaaattcacaaaaatcaACATGAATTAAATCACTTCTAATCTTAACGCTCAAAATACTAATATGAAACTTTGTTCTGTCTCGACTAGTCTAGATCACTGATTCGGAATCAGAATCTTCGTGTAAGAGTTCTTCTATTATTTTATCACTTACATTCCGTGACATTTTGAATGAATacctaaaaaataacaaaaatatttaaatttctatgcataaaaaattacgtACCGTGGGGGCCGCGCGGACCCCAACACGTGCATACCAGGTAagggttaaaataaaaataatgatttctctctaattgtataataaatgatatttaaatctCGTTATTCAACTTAATTATgcggtattataatatattcattgattgtatttattaccttctttataacaatattgtttttgtctacaaacgtaaaatagcacgaggtataattatttaaggatTTCTGTTTTATAACGCCAAAGAAAAATACTTTTGGTAGtgcgtacatttttttttaaatgtatgatCAGATATCTCATTATTAAGGTATCGcggtaatatatttaatttataaaatattctagctatagttaaaatatttgtaaccaGATTAGCacaaatttcaatatatatatatataaattaggtaATAcagtagaaataaatatttttctataatcaaagaaataaatagttattttaatcCAACgatattttcatagaaaacaCTTTGCTTCTAGATCCGTAGCTTGTAATCCAACTTTAAAGatgttaatttaaatctaattaCTTACTTTGATTTGACAACAACTTGGGAAATTGAAATGGAAAAcctttcaatataaaaaaatacatcaatCTAAATCTACTGATGTCAAGATGCCGGTATCGAGTGCTAATGATCCTTGAACCGgatataaatttaaagattttataaagAGCTTCAAAGACTGACACGAAGCAAAAAACAACTCCTTGAAAAGGTTGTAGTTATATAATTTCTTTAATCAATATTCAATAGacgaaattcaaaaattcttctaaaagtatatattactagccgacccagcaaatgttgtattgccatataaagtaataaaaaaaatcaataataaaaatatttggggtataaaaaatagatgacgaccgattctcagacctaccaaatatatcgtacataaaatttatcgtactacaataattaacaaactcgATTGCcatcatacaataaaataatataaaaatggtgACTTAAGACAGGAGTTTATTGTAGAAGggcgaataaaaaaaatagattctcagacctaccca
Proteins encoded in this region:
- the LOC126969339 gene encoding neuropeptide SIFamide receptor-like, with product MAPLRTPADFTEMDFYNLSTQPYERHHLRHRNHPRDHARNHLADISNSIMEVLNTKFVPENALLPDMEPLSTHMETFEGHERLNITMNRSELGVEDEFIYRHGGAMTAVYCVAYLLVFIVGLVGNLFVIAVVYRSPRMRTVTNFFIVNLAVADVLVIVFCLPATLMSNIFVPWVLGWLMCKTVPYVQGLSVAASVYSLVAVSLDRFLAIWWPLKCQITKRRARMMIVFIWIFAIVVTVPWVFFFDLVVVFDESPHVHLCIDVWPNPISEVLYFVIGNLIFCYILPMVLITMCYILIWIKVWRRSIPTDTQDAQMERMQQKSKVKVVKMLIAVVILFVLSWFPLYLIFARIKLGGPIQKWEEEMLPIVTPLAQWLGSSNSCINPILYAFFNKKYRKGFVAIIKSRKCCGRLRYYETIALQSSSTSTRKSWHYNNHASSTRRSPPVDKNAVSFIFNHTGV